Proteins found in one Triticum aestivum cultivar Chinese Spring chromosome 4D, IWGSC CS RefSeq v2.1, whole genome shotgun sequence genomic segment:
- the LOC123098091 gene encoding 26S proteasome non-ATPase regulatory subunit 4 homolog isoform X2 has protein sequence MVLESTMICIDNSEWMRNGDYSPSRFQAQADAVNLICGAKTQSNPENTVGVMTMAGKGVRVLVTPTSDLGKILACMHGLEVGAEANLAAAIQVAQLALKHRQNKRQQQRIIVFIGSPVTYDKKVLETIGKKLKKNNVALDVVDFGETDDEKPEKLEALIAAVNSSDSSHIVHVPPGDHALSDVLISTPIFTGEEGGSGFAASAAAAAATGATGYDFGVDPNVDPELALALRLSMEEERARQEAIAKKAAEDNKDQASSSTDAIMAEAELTLNAPADVDADLLKDDDDAQLLQQALAMSMDEGASGAAAVADAAMAEAAADDQDLALALQMSVQDAEAAGQSDMSKVFEDRSFVTSILNSLPGVDPNDPSVKDLLASLHGQGEEEKKDTEDKPDKPEDGKN, from the exons ATGGTGCTCGAG TCGACGATGATCTGCATAGACAACTCGGAGTGGATGCGGAACGGCGACTACTCGCCGTCCCGCTTccaggcgcaggccgacgccgtcAACCTCATCTGCGGCGCCAAGACCCAG TCGAACCCGGAGAATACGGTGGGCGTCATGACGATGGCCGGCAAGGGCGTGCGCGTGCTTGTCACTCCCACCAGCGACCTCGGCAAGATCCTCGCCTGTATGCACG GGCTGGAAGTTGGAGCTGAAGCAAACTTGGCCGCAGCTATTCAGGTTGCTCAGCTGGCGCTAAAGCATCGCCAGAATAAGAGGCAACAGCAGAGAATTATTGTTTTCATTGGAAG CCCTGTGACATACGACAAGAAGGTTTTGGAGACAAtagggaagaagctgaagaagaataaTGTTGCCCTTGACGTtgttgattttggtgaaactgatGATGAAAAGCCCGAGAAACTGGAAGCGCTGATCGCTGCTGTGAACAGCAGTGATAGCAGCCACATCGTCCATGTCCCTCCGGGTGATCATGCCCTTTCTGATGTTCTTATAAG CACTCCTATCTTTACTGGTGAAGAAGGTGGAAGTGGCTTTGCTGCTTCTGCAGCAGCTGCTGCAGCCACCGGAGCTACTGGATATGATTTTGGCGTGGACCCAAATGTGGATCCAGAGTTGGCACTTGCCCTACGGTTGTCTATGGAGGAAGAACGAGCTAGGCAAGAAGCTATCGCGAAGAAGGCTGCAGAAGACAACAAGGATCAGGCCTCAAGCTCTACTGATGCTATTATGGCTGAAGCAGAACTTACCTTAAATGCTCCTGCTGATGTTGACGCAGATCTACTGAAG GATGATGATGATGCTCAGCTACTACAGCAAGCACTCGCTATGTCAATGGATGAGGGTGCTTCAGGAGCTGCAGCCGTGGCTGATGCTGCTATGGCAGAAGCTGCTGCAGATGACCAGGATTTGGCATTGG CTCTTCAAATGTCTGTCCAGGATGCAGAGGCGGCTGGTCAATCTGATATGAGCAAAGTGTTTGAAGACAGATCATTTGTGACATCCATCCTTAATTCG CTTCCTGGTGTTGACCCCAATGACCCATCTGTGAAAGATCTACTGGCATCTTTGCATGGCCAAGGAGAG GAGGAGAAGAAAGATACGGAGGACAAGCCAGACAAGCCTGAAGATGGGAAGAACTGA
- the LOC123098091 gene encoding 26S proteasome non-ATPase regulatory subunit 4 homolog isoform X1, whose translation MVLESTMICIDNSEWMRNGDYSPSRFQAQADAVNLICGAKTQSNPENTVGVMTMAGKGVRVLVTPTSDLGKILACMHGLEVGAEANLAAAIQVAQLALKHRQNKRQQQRIIVFIGSPVTYDKKVLETIGKKLKKNNVALDVVDFGETDDEKPEKLEALIAAVNSSDSSHIVHVPPGDHALSDVLISTPIFTGEEGGSGFAASAAAAAATGATGYDFGVDPNVDPELALALRLSMEEERARQEAIAKKAAEDNKDQASSSTDAIMAEAELTLNAPADVDADLLKDDDDAQLLQQALAMSMDEGASGAAAVADAAMAEAAADDQDLALALQMSVQDAEAAGQSDMSKVFEDRSFVTSILNSLPGVDPNDPSVKDLLASLHGQGEQEEKKDTEDKPDKPEDGKN comes from the exons ATGGTGCTCGAG TCGACGATGATCTGCATAGACAACTCGGAGTGGATGCGGAACGGCGACTACTCGCCGTCCCGCTTccaggcgcaggccgacgccgtcAACCTCATCTGCGGCGCCAAGACCCAG TCGAACCCGGAGAATACGGTGGGCGTCATGACGATGGCCGGCAAGGGCGTGCGCGTGCTTGTCACTCCCACCAGCGACCTCGGCAAGATCCTCGCCTGTATGCACG GGCTGGAAGTTGGAGCTGAAGCAAACTTGGCCGCAGCTATTCAGGTTGCTCAGCTGGCGCTAAAGCATCGCCAGAATAAGAGGCAACAGCAGAGAATTATTGTTTTCATTGGAAG CCCTGTGACATACGACAAGAAGGTTTTGGAGACAAtagggaagaagctgaagaagaataaTGTTGCCCTTGACGTtgttgattttggtgaaactgatGATGAAAAGCCCGAGAAACTGGAAGCGCTGATCGCTGCTGTGAACAGCAGTGATAGCAGCCACATCGTCCATGTCCCTCCGGGTGATCATGCCCTTTCTGATGTTCTTATAAG CACTCCTATCTTTACTGGTGAAGAAGGTGGAAGTGGCTTTGCTGCTTCTGCAGCAGCTGCTGCAGCCACCGGAGCTACTGGATATGATTTTGGCGTGGACCCAAATGTGGATCCAGAGTTGGCACTTGCCCTACGGTTGTCTATGGAGGAAGAACGAGCTAGGCAAGAAGCTATCGCGAAGAAGGCTGCAGAAGACAACAAGGATCAGGCCTCAAGCTCTACTGATGCTATTATGGCTGAAGCAGAACTTACCTTAAATGCTCCTGCTGATGTTGACGCAGATCTACTGAAG GATGATGATGATGCTCAGCTACTACAGCAAGCACTCGCTATGTCAATGGATGAGGGTGCTTCAGGAGCTGCAGCCGTGGCTGATGCTGCTATGGCAGAAGCTGCTGCAGATGACCAGGATTTGGCATTGG CTCTTCAAATGTCTGTCCAGGATGCAGAGGCGGCTGGTCAATCTGATATGAGCAAAGTGTTTGAAGACAGATCATTTGTGACATCCATCCTTAATTCG CTTCCTGGTGTTGACCCCAATGACCCATCTGTGAAAGATCTACTGGCATCTTTGCATGGCCAAGGAGAG CAGGAGGAGAAGAAAGATACGGAGGACAAGCCAGACAAGCCTGAAGATGGGAAGAACTGA